In Rhineura floridana isolate rRhiFlo1 chromosome 1, rRhiFlo1.hap2, whole genome shotgun sequence, the following proteins share a genomic window:
- the BAAT gene encoding bile acid-CoA:amino acid N-acyltransferase isoform X2, which translates to MVKLTATPKSSLVDEPVKICITDLEPSHLVTVQASLTDEKGVLFQARAFYWADQNGEVDLERDAATGGDYSGVHPMGLFWFLKPEKPFARLMKRDVMNTPYVVCLDVFGHQMLLPSQEQPIASQTVERWYASPGVQRVPIRHGRIRGALFLPAGQGPFPAVIDLFGGLGGLTEFRASLLASRGFAALALAYFAYEDLPNFLGVVDLEYFEEAVKFLLKHPKICGPGIGIVATCKGAEIALAMSIFLPQIRATVCINGTNAIHGSMLCYRDICIPHIPYKLECMKLSDQGLLDIYNAFGDTRAEKYQGSILPVEKAQGKILFIVGESDRNYNSKAYALEAMERMRKYKKTHCALLSYPGAGHLIEPPGSLFCYHSWSPFFPRPLLWGGEAQAHAAAQAHSWREIQNFLQLHLNPTTSSKL; encoded by the exons ATGGTAAAACTTACCGCCACTCCCAAATCCTCCCTTGTTGATGAACCAGTGAAGATCTGCATCACTGACTTGGAGCCCTCCCATCTGGTGACTGTCCAGGCCTCTTTGACTGATGAAAAAGGAGTGCTTTTCCAGGCCAGAGCTTTTTACTGGGCAGACCAAAATGGTGAAGTGGATTTGGAGCGCGATGCTGCCACAGGAGGCGATTATTCCGGCGTGCATCCGATGGGGCTCTTCTGGTTCTTAAAGCCAGAGAAGCCGTTTGCAAGGCTGATGAAACGAGATGTGATGAATACCCCCTACGTGGTCTGCCTGGATGTGTTTGGACACCAGATGCTTCTCCCAAGTCAGGAACAGCCCATAGCCAGCCAAACTGTGGAGAGGTGGTATGCATCACCTGGTGTGCAAAGGGTCCCTATCCGGCATGGCAGAATCCGTGGGGCTCTTTTTCTTCCTGCAG GGCAAGGTCCTTTCCCAGCCGTTATTGACCTTTTTGGTGGCCTCGGTGGACTGACAGAATTTCGGGCCAGTCTTCTTGCCAGCCGTGGATTTGCAGCGCTGGCTCTGGCATATTTCGCTTATGAAGATCTGCCCAATTTTCTCGGTGTAGTGGATCTGGAATATTTTGAGGAAGCTGTCAAGTTTCTTTTGAAACATCCAAAG ATTTGTGGGCCAGGAATTGGTATAGTGGCAACATGCAAAGGGGCAGAAATCGCACTGGCCATGTCGATATTCCTGCCACAGATCCGAGCCACTGTTTGCATTAATGGGACCAATGCCATCCATGGATCCATGCTCTGCTACCGAGATATCTGCATCCCGCATATCCCTTACAAGCTCGAGTGTATGAAGCTATCCGATCAGGGCCTCCTCGATATCTATAATGCCTTCGGAGACACTCGAGCAGAGAAATACCAGGGCAGCATCCTGCCTGTGGAAAAAGCCCAAGGGAAGATCCTCTTCATTGTAGGAGAAAGCGACAGGAATTACAACAGCAAGGCTTACGCCCTGGAAGCCATGGAGAGGATGAGGAAGTACAAGAAGACCCACTGTGCCCTGCTCTCTTATCCAGGTGCAGGACACTTGATAGAGCCTCCAGGCTCACTATTCTGTTACCATTCCTGGTCCCCCTTTTTCCCTCGTCCTCTGTTATGGGGCGGGGAAGCCCAGGCCCATGCCGCAGCCCAAGCACATTCTTGGAGAGAGATCCAAAATTTTCTTCAGCTTCACCTCAACCCAACAACGAGTAGCAAACTCTAA